From the genome of Adhaeribacter pallidiroseus:
GGTGGCTCGGCTATTTTAATGTCGCACCTGGGCCGGCCCAAAGGCGGACCTTCCGACAAGTATTCGCTCCGTCACATTGTGGACGATCTGGCGAAAGCTTTTAACACAGAAGTAAAATTTGCTCCCGATTGTATTGGTGCGGAGGCTACTGAGCTCGCCCAGAATCTGCAACCCGGTGAAATTCTTCTGCTGGAAAACTTACGTTTTTACCCCGAAGAAGAAAAAGGGGACGCGGGTTTTGCCGAAAAACTAAGTAAACTGGGCGATGTGTACGTAAATGATGCCTTTGGAACGGCGCACCGGGCTCACGCCTCTACGGCTATTATTGCCCAATATTTTCCGGGGGAGGCCAAAATGACCGGCTACGTAATGCAGGCCGAGTTGGAAAACGCGAAGAAAGTGCTCGAAAACCCGGAACGGCCATTTACCGCTATTATGGGCGGCGCTAAAATCTCTGATAAAATTTTAATCATTGAGCGGCTGCTCGACAAAGTAGATAATCTGATTATTGGCGGTGGCATGAGTTATACCTTTGCCAAAGCCCAAGGCGGCACCGTTGGTGACTCATTATTAGAAGCTGATAAACTAGATTTAGTATTGAGCTTAATGGAGAAAGCCAAGGAAAAGGGTGTAAAGTTGTATTTACCTTCCGATACTATTATTGCCGACCAATTTGCCAATGATGCGCAATCCGACACGGTAAGCAGCGGTAGCATTCCGGATAGGTGGATGGGCCTGGATATTGGCCCCGAAACCCGAGCTACTTTTGGCGAAGTAGTCCGTAATTCCCGTACCATTCTATGGAACGGCCCCATGGGTGTTTTTGAAATGCCGAACTTTGCACAAGGCACTTCTTTCATTGCCGAAGCGGTTGTAGCCGCTACCCGCAACGGCGCTTTTTCGCTCATTGGCGGGGGTGATTCCGCAGCGGCCATTAACCAGGCCGGTTACGGGAACGATGTGTCGTATGTTTCTACCGGAGGTGGCGCGTTGTTGGAGTACATGGAAGGAAAAACCTTACCCGGCGTAGCTGCTTTAGAAGCGTAATTACCTGTATTTTTAAAAAAAACACCCCGGTTGCCAGCAACTGGGGTGTTTTTATTTTAGGAGGTTTACTTTTTCCTGGTTGAAAACAAGAACCTAATCCAGGCAGAAATTATCAGAAATTACATGGCTAGTTATAATACCTTTAATATTGACCGAATGATTCAGGATTTGGAGGAGCAAGTTGTTTTTGAAAACATCCACAACGGGGAAGTAACGATGGTTTTAACCGGATTACCCGCGTTTAAACAACAAGCCGAACAAGCAAAAACGTATTTTTCCGCCAGAACCCCAACGATCAAATCTGTCAAGCATTGGGGTGAGACAACCGAGGTGGAAATTGATTATAAGGCTAATTTAAGTCAGCATTTACCGAATGGATTGAAAAAAGGACAAGAATTGCTTTTAACCGGTAAAACTGCGTTTCAATTTTCGGGAAATAGGTTAATTAAAATAACCGATATTAGTTAACTTAAGCTGCAGCTGACTACCAGCCGTTTGTATTTTATAAAAGCCCAAGTATTAGTAAATGCCTAAATTAAAATAAATACCATGAAGTATTTCTTATTATCCTGGGTCTTCTTTTTAATAAAATTGGGATGCTGCCAAGCCCAAAGTGTAGATGGCATTACCCTGAAAGATTTAGATGTGGAATATGTAGAAATTGTGGGCAAAGACAAAGTTTTATCGAACCAACAAACAATAGGGTTAGATTACGGTCAGGTAAAATCTACTTCCAGCCTTAATCCTTATCGCGATACCAAAATTAAAGACGCCAATGGCAATGAAATTAAGTTTAAGTACATGATTGAAGCGCTAAACTTTATGACAAAAAATGGTTTTGAGTTTGTTCCGGCTTACACGTCTGTAGAAGAAGATAGAAGTATCTACCATTATTTATTGAAGAAGAAAAACTAAATAAGTAATGTGTAAACTGATAGGTAAGCATATATAAGTAAATGGACACAAGTAGTAAGACACAAGTATCAAGATAAAATAAAATACAATTATTTAAATATCAGTAATTTAACCTTGTATTTTTATTGTTGGAATGCATCTTTCAATTGGTCCTTTTACTTAATAGGCCCTTGTAGCTTTAAATTTAAAAAAAACAGGTTACATCAATCTGGAAAGCATTTCGGATAGGGTTTACCTACTCGGGTTAAGTATCCACGTATATGCTACTTATTCATTAAAAAAACTTCAACTAACGTCAAAAAGCCTATTATGTCCTTTCAAGCGTACATCGACAACATTAAGACAAAAACGGGTAAAAGTCCGGAAGATTTTAAAAAGCTAGCCGAAGAAAAAGGCTTTCTTCAAAACGGGCAACTGGTAAAATCAGCAAAAGCTACCGAAATCACCAACTGGTTGAAAGAAGATTTTGATTTGGGACACGGGCATGCGATGGCCATTTATGCTACTTTTAAAGGTAAAACCGAATAAGGTAACACAAAGTTTTTAGCAAAGTCTTAACCCGGAAGCGGCGGGTTTCCTGCGCTAAATAGTTATAAATACCTTATCTATACAGTAAGTGGGTTACGTCCGGATTGTTTAACACTTAAACCTATTTTTAAAAAATAATAACTAATCTACCGGAAAGAACCCGCAAACTCCTTAACATGAAGCAGCTCTTTTTACTTCTGGTAATATATACCTTGGTTTCCGGTAAATTGCAGGAAGATCTGAACCGAACCCGGTACTTTCCTAAAGTTGCGGTGTTGGTTAAAGCATTGCCCAAAAAAGAAAATACCTGGGTTTTTATTCTGGCCGGTCAATCCAATATGGCGGGTCGCGGGCAAGTAGAACCACAAGATACTGTTCCTGATTCCAGAATACTAACCATTAATAAACAGAATCAGGTAATTTTGGCGAAAGAGCCGCTGCACTTCTACGAACCTCCCTTAACCGGATTAGATTGTGGGCTAGCTTTTGGTAAAACCTTAATCAAGCAAGTTCCCGCTAACGTAACCATTTTGTTAGTGCCCACGGCCGTGGGGGGCAGTTCTATCAGCCAGTGGCTCGGCGATTCCACGCACCGCCAGGTTCCTTTACTAACTAACTTTAAAGAAAAAGTGGCCGCAGCGCAGAAGCTCGGTACCATTCAGGGAATTTTGTGGCACCAAGGCGAAAGCGACGCCAACGCCCCGGGCATTCCGCTTTACCAAAACCGATTAAACCAGCTGTTTACGCAACTAAGGATAATTACTCAAAACAAAAACTTACCGATAGTGGCGGGCGCGTTAGGTTCTTTCTCGCGGGATCCAAAGAACTGGCAAAAAATCAACGAGCAAATTTTAAATTACACCAAAAAAGATACATATTTTCGCGTGGTTCCTACCGCCGATTTACATCATAAAGGAGATAGCATCCACTTTGATTCTGAAGGACAAAGAGCACTGGGCGAAAGATTGGCGCAAGCCTACCTGAAATTTAAAAAAACAGGTTCGGCTAAATAGCTTTGCTTTGAACCAAATCTAAAAACACTAACCATCACCAAGTAGAAACTACCTATCGGTAAGCCAAAAAGAAGCGAAGTCAGTTTAAATCAATTAGAAAAACAAAAAATAATTGCCTTGGAAAACAGCAACCATGAGGTGGAAACCAAATTAAACAATACCTGCTTAGAGAATTTGTGCCAAGAGTATTTATAAAGCTTTATACCGTATTCCCTAAAATTTTACCTAATCTAGATATCCGTTATGCGCCTTAATTTTTTAAATTTTTGTATTTGTTTGTGCTGCTTTGTTGTACTTACCCAACCATCATTCGCGCAAGCCGTCCATTCTACTACTCCTCACAAAGTGGGTAGTTATTTTACTTCTTTTGATGGCACCCAGATATATTACGAAGTACAAGGAGAAGGACAACCGGTTATTTTGTTACACGGTTTCCGGAATACTCTGGAAAACTGGAAAACCAAGCTTTTGTACCAGGATCTGATAAAAAACAATTTTAAAGTAGTGGTCTTGGATTTACGCGGCAATGGTAAATCGGATAAACCCCCAACCGTAGCGGGTTACGAAAAGGATGCAGAAGCCCGTGATGTTATGGGTTTAGCGACAGCCTTAAAATTTAAAAATTACCAGGTAGCGGGTTACTCCCGGGGCGCTATTATTACGGCCAAACTATTAACGCTGGATAAACGAATTAGTGCCGCCGTGCTGGGTGGTATGGGCGAAGCATTTACCAACCCGAACTGGCCCCGTCGGTTAGCCTTTGTGCATGCTTTAAGCGGCAAAGAAACTAGCCCGGATTTGGAAGAATTTAAAAAATCGGCCCGGGAGCAAGGCCTCGATCTGCAAACATTACTTTTTCAGCAACAAGCGCAGCCCAGCACTTCCCCAGCAGAGTTAGCTCAATTGCAAATTCCCGTGCTGGTAATTGCCGGTCAGGAAGATAACGATAACGGGTCGGCGGAAAAGTTAGGTAAATTATTTAAAACCGCCACCGTAAAGCGTGTACCGGGCGTGCATAACAACGCTTGGCAAAATGAGCAATTTGCCCAGGCGGTTTTAACTTTTTTGCAGCAAAATAAATAAGCGACGTACCTCAAGCATCTTCCCAAAAGGAACCATTACTAATATAAAGTAAATACGCCAGTGAAGTATTAAACTTACCAGAGTTATCAATAATGTAAAGACTTCTATTATAGGAGCACCAGCAAATAAAAAAGTAAAAAGCCAGCATGTAGCTGGCTTTTTACTTATCAATAGCTATTTATTTTTTAAAATCGTGTGCCCCAATTTGTCGCGTTTGGTGGCAAGGTAGCGTTGGTTGTGCTGGTTAGGTTCTATTTCGATGGGAACGTTCTCCACTACTTCTAAACCGTAACCAATTAAACCGGTGCGCTTCTTCGGGTTGTTGGTAATTAAACGCATTTTGGTAACGCCTAAATCGCGCAGGATCTGGGCCCCCACGCCGTAATCGCGCTCGTCCATGGCAAAACCTAATTCCAAGTTAGCCTCTACGGTATCCCGGCCTTGCTCCTGCAATTTGTACGCGCGTAGTTTATTCAGCAAGCCAATGCCCCGGCCTTCCTGGTTCATGTACACAATTACCCCCTGGCCGGCCTTTTCAATTATTTGCATGGCTTTGTGCAACTGCGGACCGCAATCGCAACGGCAAGAACCAAATATATCACCGGTTACGCACGACGAATGCACCCGAACCAGCACGGGCTCATCTTCAGCCCAGGTGCCTTTTACCAAAGCCAGGTGTTGAGCACCGTTGCTGCGTTGCGTAAAGGCGTACAAGTCAAATTTGCCGTATTCGGTAGGCATTTCTACGGCAATCTCCCGGGTAATCAGGCTTTCCTGTTTCAGGCGATATTTAATTAAATCTTTTATCGAGATAAGTTTTAAATTAAACCGCAAAGCTACTTTTTCTAAATCCGGGAGGCGGGCCATGGAGCCATCTTCATTCATGATTTCTACCAAAACTCCGGCAGGCTCAAAACCGGCTAAACGGGCCAAATCTACGGCCGCTTCGGTATGGCCGGCTCGCCGGATCACGCCCTCCTGCTTAGCCCGCAGCGGGAAAATATGCCCCGGTTTTCCTAAGGATTCCGGATCGGTTTTCGGGTCTACCAGGGCCAGAATGGTTTTGGCCCGGTCACTGGCGGAGATACCGGTGGTACAGCCATGGCCAATTAAATCAACCGAAACAGTAAAAGGAGTGGCGTGCAGCGCCGTGTTGCGCCCTACCATGAGTTGTAAGCCTAACGCATCGCACCGTTCTTCGGTGAGCGGTACACATATCAGGCCCCGGCCGTGGGTAGCCATAAAGTTCACAATTTCGGGGGTAATCGCGCGGGCGGCGCAGATAAAATCGCCTTCGTTTTCGCGGTCTTCATCGTCCACTACAATCACGATTTTACCTGCTTTTATATCCGCAACAGCTTCTTCAATGGTATGAAACATAGTTGAGTCCTCGTTAATAATCCGGAAATGCTCCGTATTATAAGAACAAAGTTACTCAAGAATGTTCTACGTTTTCGTATTCCGGATCAAATACTTGTTCCAGAGGGGCTACGGCTTTGCTCCAGGAATAATTTTCGTGCACAAAGTCCAAGGCTCTTTTGGTTAGCTGCTCTTTTAACGCTGGGTTAGATAGTAAGGTGCCAATGTGCCGGGCAAACTCTGCCGGAGTATTGGCAACCAGCAAATGGCAGTTGTTGGCGGCTCCCACCCCATTATTTACCAGTTGGGTGGTTACACAGGGCACTTTCATGGCCATGGCTTCCAGAACTTTGTTTTGTACGCCCGAACCAATAAACAAAGGCGCAGCAAACACGTGGGCGCTGGAATACGCTTCCCGGATATCGGGCATCCAGCCGCTCACGGTTACGTGCGCCGATTCCAGGGTTTGTACCTGGTAACTGGGATTAGCACCGGCCAATAAAATTTTAATTGCCGGAAATTGCTCTTTCACCAAGGGCAGTACTTTTTTAACCAGAAAAATTGCGGCCTCAATGTTGGGCGCATAGTTCATGTTGCCCGTAAAAACAACATCGTACTGTTTAGGTAAATCAAGCGGATGAAAATAGCTGGTTTGAATGCCGTTGGGCACAATGGTAATATCTTTATGGCGCGAATGGGCAATAAAATCCCGGTCCTGGCGCGAGATAATGGTTTTGTAGCGAAAATCCGGGAATACCGCCGCTTCGTACTTTTTTAAGCGCAAGGCTTCCAGGGCAAAAACCGGTTTTAAATAAAAAGGGGCAATTTCGGAACGGCGCTGCATGCCTTTCGAAAAAGCATCCATGTAATCCAATGTTTTCGGAATATTTTTGATGTGCCGCACGTATTCAGCCATTCGAATAAGCTGGCAATAAATATGATCAGGCTGGTGCTCGGCAATTAGTTGATTAATCTGTTTTTGCGCTTTGGCATCGTAAAAGTAATTTACCTGGATCGGCTTTTTGTTTTGGAAGGCGCCCGCCAGGTTCCGGAAAATACTGGCTTTAGGTCGGGGAAATAAGTACACCTGCCGGCAGTATTTCTGCAATTCTAAAGTTGCTTCTTCCAGCAAATCGGTTTCTTCGGCTAGGGCAAATAAAGTAATCTCGTGTTTTTCCGATAGTTTCTGTAGTTGATAGAAAGCCCGCAACTTATCTCCTTTATCCAGAAGGTAAGGTACACGCGATAACAACATCAGTATTTTCATTAATCAGTTTTGTGCTTAGTTAAATTGCATTTAATTAGGTCACTACAACTAGTTATCCTAACGAACATTATTGTAATCGGTTACCCATGCTATTGCAAATAGAACAAAATAGAGTTTAGAACTAAAACGCTGTTAGTAAAAGTTAATTGCTTTAAAGAGCCCGCCTGATTATATATAAAGGCCAATATAAAGAATTTTTTTTAAATTATGGTTGATTTTATAGTACTATATAGAGTCATGTACTTTTCTATAACTAATTTGTTATCGTATTCTTCCTGAATTAAGCTAGCCGCATGGTGCGCAATTTGCAGCACGGGCAACTTACCGGTTAAGTATTGGTGTAACATTTTCTGCCATTCGGTCGCTGTTTCGGCCATTAAAATATTTTTCCCGGGTGTAACCTGAATCCCTTCTGCGCCTACCGGAGTCGTTAAAATGCATTTTCCTAAACCCATGCCTTCTACAATTTTTACGCGCATGCCGCCGCCCGATAGTAGGGGTACCAGCATGAGTTCGTACTGCTGCATAAAAGCCGCCGCGTCGGGTACAAAGCCGTGTACCGTAACGCGGGGTATTTTTAAATTTAATAAGGATTCTGGGGGCGAAGAACCAGCAATGTGTAACTCTACTTCCGGATGTTTTTGGCTAATGTATGGCCAGACATTTTGCAGAAACCAGTTAATACCTTCCTGGTTAGGCAACCAGTTCAGGGAGCCAATAATAAACAAAGTTTGTGGCTGCGATGGTGTTGCTTTTATTTCAGAAAGCCGGCTTAGTTCTATGCCGGCCGGAATAACCTCTACGCGGGTGGCAATGCCCAGCTCCTGAATTCGCTTTTTATCATCGGGGGTAATGGCGGCGATAACATTAAATTGATTAAAATAAACTTGCTCAAAGGTGCGAACTTCCCGGGCCGTGTACCGCAGATAGATTTTTTTTAAAAAATTCTTTTCGTGGCGGGCTAAACGCTGCCAAATGGTGTATTCAACGTTGTGCGCGCGTAATACCACCGGGGCTTTAGAATATTGCCGGATAATAGGTACATACCAAGCCATCTGGCTCCCTTCTACCTGAATTACATCAAAAGTTTCGGTTTGCAATAAATGGATTAACCTAGTGGTATACGCCGGTGACACAAACCGTTCGAAAATGTAAGGAATGGAGGTAAACAAATTAAAAAAAGCCTTTACCACCGAAAGGTTAGTGTTTACAAAAACAGTTATTAAGCGAGCCCGGTCCTGGAGTACATAATCCGGTTGAAAATGCTTAGGGGTATTAATTGCCAAAACAGTAACCTCAATACCTTTGGCGTGTAAATTATTGATAACATCATAAATCAGGATGGCCCCGCCATCGTGCGGCGGAAAAGGCACCCGGTTGCAAAGGTGAAGG
Proteins encoded in this window:
- a CDS encoding bifunctional 3,4-dihydroxy-2-butanone-4-phosphate synthase/GTP cyclohydrolase II, encoding MFHTIEEAVADIKAGKIVIVVDDEDRENEGDFICAARAITPEIVNFMATHGRGLICVPLTEERCDALGLQLMVGRNTALHATPFTVSVDLIGHGCTTGISASDRAKTILALVDPKTDPESLGKPGHIFPLRAKQEGVIRRAGHTEAAVDLARLAGFEPAGVLVEIMNEDGSMARLPDLEKVALRFNLKLISIKDLIKYRLKQESLITREIAVEMPTEYGKFDLYAFTQRSNGAQHLALVKGTWAEDEPVLVRVHSSCVTGDIFGSCRCDCGPQLHKAMQIIEKAGQGVIVYMNQEGRGIGLLNKLRAYKLQEQGRDTVEANLELGFAMDERDYGVGAQILRDLGVTKMRLITNNPKKRTGLIGYGLEVVENVPIEIEPNQHNQRYLATKRDKLGHTILKNK
- a CDS encoding glycosyltransferase family 4 protein, with product MKTLHLCNRVPFPPHDGGAILIYDVINNLHAKGIEVTVLAINTPKHFQPDYVLQDRARLITVFVNTNLSVVKAFFNLFTSIPYIFERFVSPAYTTRLIHLLQTETFDVIQVEGSQMAWYVPIIRQYSKAPVVLRAHNVEYTIWQRLARHEKNFLKKIYLRYTAREVRTFEQVYFNQFNVIAAITPDDKKRIQELGIATRVEVIPAGIELSRLSEIKATPSQPQTLFIIGSLNWLPNQEGINWFLQNVWPYISQKHPEVELHIAGSSPPESLLNLKIPRVTVHGFVPDAAAFMQQYELMLVPLLSGGGMRVKIVEGMGLGKCILTTPVGAEGIQVTPGKNILMAETATEWQKMLHQYLTGKLPVLQIAHHAASLIQEEYDNKLVIEKYMTLYSTIKSTII
- a CDS encoding sialate O-acetylesterase, which encodes MKQLFLLLVIYTLVSGKLQEDLNRTRYFPKVAVLVKALPKKENTWVFILAGQSNMAGRGQVEPQDTVPDSRILTINKQNQVILAKEPLHFYEPPLTGLDCGLAFGKTLIKQVPANVTILLVPTAVGGSSISQWLGDSTHRQVPLLTNFKEKVAAAQKLGTIQGILWHQGESDANAPGIPLYQNRLNQLFTQLRIITQNKNLPIVAGALGSFSRDPKNWQKINEQILNYTKKDTYFRVVPTADLHHKGDSIHFDSEGQRALGERLAQAYLKFKKTGSAK
- a CDS encoding DUF4287 domain-containing protein — translated: MSFQAYIDNIKTKTGKSPEDFKKLAEEKGFLQNGQLVKSAKATEITNWLKEDFDLGHGHAMAIYATFKGKTE
- a CDS encoding nuclear transport factor 2 family protein, with the translated sequence MASYNTFNIDRMIQDLEEQVVFENIHNGEVTMVLTGLPAFKQQAEQAKTYFSARTPTIKSVKHWGETTEVEIDYKANLSQHLPNGLKKGQELLLTGKTAFQFSGNRLIKITDIS
- a CDS encoding phosphoglycerate kinase yields the protein MKTVDDYNFAGKKALVRVDFNVPLNEAFQITDDTRIRAAVPTIQKILKDGGSAILMSHLGRPKGGPSDKYSLRHIVDDLAKAFNTEVKFAPDCIGAEATELAQNLQPGEILLLENLRFYPEEEKGDAGFAEKLSKLGDVYVNDAFGTAHRAHASTAIIAQYFPGEAKMTGYVMQAELENAKKVLENPERPFTAIMGGAKISDKILIIERLLDKVDNLIIGGGMSYTFAKAQGGTVGDSLLEADKLDLVLSLMEKAKEKGVKLYLPSDTIIADQFANDAQSDTVSSGSIPDRWMGLDIGPETRATFGEVVRNSRTILWNGPMGVFEMPNFAQGTSFIAEAVVAATRNGAFSLIGGGDSAAAINQAGYGNDVSYVSTGGGALLEYMEGKTLPGVAALEA
- a CDS encoding alpha/beta fold hydrolase, producing the protein MRLNFLNFCICLCCFVVLTQPSFAQAVHSTTPHKVGSYFTSFDGTQIYYEVQGEGQPVILLHGFRNTLENWKTKLLYQDLIKNNFKVVVLDLRGNGKSDKPPTVAGYEKDAEARDVMGLATALKFKNYQVAGYSRGAIITAKLLTLDKRISAAVLGGMGEAFTNPNWPRRLAFVHALSGKETSPDLEEFKKSAREQGLDLQTLLFQQQAQPSTSPAELAQLQIPVLVIAGQEDNDNGSAEKLGKLFKTATVKRVPGVHNNAWQNEQFAQAVLTFLQQNK
- a CDS encoding glycosyltransferase; protein product: MKILMLLSRVPYLLDKGDKLRAFYQLQKLSEKHEITLFALAEETDLLEEATLELQKYCRQVYLFPRPKASIFRNLAGAFQNKKPIQVNYFYDAKAQKQINQLIAEHQPDHIYCQLIRMAEYVRHIKNIPKTLDYMDAFSKGMQRRSEIAPFYLKPVFALEALRLKKYEAAVFPDFRYKTIISRQDRDFIAHSRHKDITIVPNGIQTSYFHPLDLPKQYDVVFTGNMNYAPNIEAAIFLVKKVLPLVKEQFPAIKILLAGANPSYQVQTLESAHVTVSGWMPDIREAYSSAHVFAAPLFIGSGVQNKVLEAMAMKVPCVTTQLVNNGVGAANNCHLLVANTPAEFARHIGTLLSNPALKEQLTKRALDFVHENYSWSKAVAPLEQVFDPEYENVEHS